The sequence below is a genomic window from Alosa alosa isolate M-15738 ecotype Scorff River chromosome 5, AALO_Geno_1.1, whole genome shotgun sequence.
cacacacaaacaaaatcacacatttaaacacaatacGCAACGcggcagggggagagagagtgtgagcgtgtgaggTAGAACCACATGTGTGGAATACTGCACCTTGGTAAAGACCTTCATGGTGTAGCAGAGCTGCCGCACACGAGGGTCAATGGAGGCATAGGAGGCCAGCAGCTCAGTGTTATGCAGGccctgggagaggaggagaggagaggagaggagagggaaagggaggagaggagaggaggagaggagagagaagagggaggagaggagaggagaggaggagaggagaggagaggagaggggaagggaggagaggagaggggaagggaggagatgagaggagaggagaggagaggagaggggaagggaggagaggagaggagagaagaggggaggagaggagagaagaggagagaagggaggggaggaggggaagggaggagaggagagggaaaggaggagaggagaggagaggagagggaagaggaggaggagaggagaggagaggagaggagaggagagggaagggaggagaggagaggagaggagagaagaggagggagagaagagaggaggagggggaaggagaggagaggagaggagaggagagggaaggagaagagggaggagaggagagaaggaggaggaggggaagggaggagaggagaggagaggagagggaggagggagaggagaggagaggaagggagagggaggagaggagaggagaggaggagaggagagggaggaggagaggagaggagggagaaggagggagaggagagagaaggagggaggaggagggagaggaggagaggaggagaggagagggaggagagagaggagggagagggagaggaggagggagggagggaagggaggagaggagaggagaggatggtgaAAAAGTGATACATGGTGATGGGCAGTGGAATGCAAATGACACCTCTCTTCCAGGAAAAGGTCATTTGTTGCAGTAGTAGTATACAACACATATCCATATCAACATGCATATTCATGTACAGCAGCATGTGGAATGAGTCAGAGGGCAGGCAGTGTGACTGACCAGCCTGTTGTAGAGGCTAATGTCTCCCTCAAGGCCAGTTTTCACATGGCAGAACTTCACAATGGGCACTTTGGCTGTGATGATGGGAATAATGTTCTTCAGACCTGACAGGGCCAAAGACAGGAAGGGAAGGCAGAGCACAGgtagagtgagtgagcgagagagagcgagagagagaggcaaaaggaaaaagagagagttaacatttcaattcactTTCACAAGGATATGTACCCCCAGGGCTccaacagagacacagaggcaTCCATGAAGCCAGCACCACATGAGGGCTCATGGGTAGGACTGCACAATCAACGCATCGCAATCGCCAATCCTAATATGAACCGACGCAATCACCTAACCCGAaaaagctacaaataatcgTGATACCTTTATGACTTTTATAATCGTGATACCTTTACGActtttatattcatgtcatcctcCTTGACTGTGCCACTTCTAATTGGTGAGCTCGCACAGCACGCAAGAAGCACCAAACCCCCGACCGGTGAGCTTCACAGTCAATCAGTTCTGTGCCTCCCATGCACCAGGCATGGTCCCTAATCAGAAGCAGCAGAACTTCaagagacatttggaatatttaACTAAATCAATacattgacattcaaaaatcatatcGCAAATCGCAATTGCAATCACAATATCAGTCTAAATCAGATATTTTCCTCAAATCGTGCAGCTTATTGGGTCTCCTCCTTGGAATCATGTCGTCTGATCAAGAGGACAGTAAACTAGTGGAACCAACATCTGTGTAACCTGCAGCAGTGCTGTTTAACGGTGCAGCTGTAAGGAGTCCAGGGTGTAGGATCTGAAGACAACTCTTACCTGAGTGTTTGCCAAGAGCTCGAGCCAGGCTGAGGATTATGCCAATGCAGTCCAgcccctgagcacacacacacacacacacatgcacgcgcacaaacacacgcacgcacaaacacacacacgcaccagttATATATGTGTGAGGGTTTTggttgtgtgtaaatgtgtttgtgcctctgagtgagtgtgtaccaTAGCTGTGTCCTGGCCCTCAAGCACCATACAAATGTCTAGGTCACTCTGCTTAAAGCCAAAGCCATTCTTTGATGAACCAAATAGCTTCAGATGGGCTCCtatcaaacagacacaaacattaacattacacAAAATTAAATAGCTTTTTGAACTTAAAGTAGAATTCCCACAATTTTTTTctcatagatctccatttctcaaggtCATCGAGTACTATCAGTACCAAAAAACCCCaggaaacaatcggttttatctacctcgagttgctgcagccaacagctagagctcccaggcagctacagcgctacactttGTGGACATGGCATGTTCACGAGCCCCCATGTTCAAGCCCTAaaagtgtagcgctgtagctgcctggctgctttagcttACAATGACACAGCAATTAAATTACAATTAAACAGATTTAAGCAGGTGACACACTTGGTCCCCTTCTCCTGTAGCATCACTCCATTCACAGTTCCCATCGTGCCCGGTCACCTCTTACCTTCTATATGGCGCCTGATGAAGGTCTCCAGGTCCTGCAAGATGTGTTCCCTCACCTGCTCCTCAACCTCATCTGGGGCAAAATCCTCTGAAAACACAAACGGATCAAATCCAAGCCCTTGTTAAGGGGTCAAGGTACTGACAACACAGATACATTTCACTGATCAATAACCTCTATTAAAGCAGAGCATGTGGTACTGCGCTCaattaaaactgtgtgtgtgtgtgtgtgtgtgtgtgtgtgtctctgtagtaCTCACTATGGCACTGCTCACACACTTGATCAACGATTTTGAGGAACTTTGGGGTCATGGTGGGAAGATCCTTCATCTCCACCTTCTTGAAGTCTTCAGGACAGTCACCCTTCAGATGACCATCTCGCTTACACAGGCTGCACACCAGAGTGGGTTTCTGCCACAAAACAGTATCCagagtgggttgtgtgtgtgtatataaaaaacagtatcctgtgtgtgtatgtgtgtgtgtgtgtatatgtgtgtgtgtgtatatatgtgtgtgtgtgtgtatatgtatatatgtgtgtgtgtgtgtatatgtatgtgtgtgtgtgtgtatatatgtgtgtgtgtgtatatgtgtgtgtgtgtgtatatgtgtgtgtgtgtgtgtgtgtgtatatgtatatgtatatgtgtgtgtgtatatgtatgtgtgtgtgtgtgtgtgtgtgtgtgtgtgtgtgtgtgtgtgtgtgtgtgtgtgtgtatctgctttTGGGGCTCACACACCTTGCCTAAGGTAAAGGCCTGCTTAGTGAAATGGTAGCGGAAGCCGTTTAACAATGCCTCGGCACTCTTCTCAGCACTTCCATATTTGGACGGGGTGAATGAGTGTGGGCGGGACAAAGGGGTGGGGTCGGCAGTAGACTCCTCCTCTGAAAGAAgagtgtcctcctcctcctccacctcttcctcccgCTCCGAGTCGGACGGATGCTCCTCGCTCAGCTCTTCATCAAGAGCAAATAGCCCCTCTTCCTCTGCAGTCAGCTGGAACGGCTCCCACCtccaaacacaaccacaacacacaacGTTACAGCCATGCCATGTGTTGTACAATCCTATAGGCTACTCAAATCTGACCCAATCCAGTACTGTTGTCCAGTGCTGTCCAACTGAGTCAAAATTAACAATCATATTAAATGATTACATAGATACATTTTTACATCAGACTCCAAATGGCAATTAATAGCCTTGATGTAAAATGCTGGGCTCATCGCACTCTTGTCTCAGTGGGGGTACCagtgcaggcatgtgtgtggaGCCATTGGTCTGGATCTGCAGTGCACCCCCAAATTTGGACTGTGCAGTGTGCACCCTCAATTGTAACACAAGCCTTCTCATTGCTACTGGATGCACCCttaggcagggatcacattagccagcggcaagcggcagcggcCATAATAAGTTATATCttgttcctaagcaacacaaattgtttgtcaattgaatacgctcgcattgcgctttgaaagttgaaccaagttcaacgctcagcttgttcaacgctagtgttatgccagtgttgccaccgttccgctgctgaaccatagagaaaaatagaaaacctgccgcttgccgctggctaatgtgatccccgccttagcGACTTTGTTGTGCATCAGACGCCAATGGGCTCTTCCACAAGTCTCACCTCTTCTCCTCTCGATTCATGACCTCTTCCTCCTCGgaatcctcctcttcctcactatCGTCTTCCTCCAAAAGGTCGGAGgattcctcatcctcctccagctcctcctgcgCCAAGCAGTGCGAGTTTTGCCGTCTCCTACTGGCCACCTTGGAGGTCTCTCGGAGGTTCTTGACCCCAGACTGGACGTGATTTAAATCGCGGCTAGCCTTCGGCTTGGCCTCCCCGCTGGCCTTGCGAGGAGTCGAGCTCTCTTTAGGACTGGGCTGGCTCGGTGGCTTGTGATTGGCTGTCGGATGGGTGGGACGGTGGCTGAAGTACTTGTAGGTGGTCTTGAGGCAGTGAAGGAAGTACTCGAACATGGGCTGGCTGATCATGGTACGAGCTACGTTTCTCCCCACCGCAAAGGGGTCTAGAAAATGACAACAAAGGTCATGTTTAAACCCAGCAATCCATCCCTTAGCCACCCTACACCCCTCCTCATCAGTGGCGCACAATAGGGGTGTCGCGATATACCGGTTTCATGATAATCGTGATGAATAAACCATGAGAATATGAATATTGTGGAAATAATGCACCCACGGTAGTATCGTGTAGCATAACGATGCCATTTTAAATGAACGGGCTTGTTACTCTCTTgtgatttctctctcctcctcacttgCTCCCTTCAAAGTCACACACTCAAACCTAAAGTCATAGTAACGCCAAACTTTTGATTTCATTTGTAAGCTAACTTGAAAAGATGCCGGACATGATGGAGAATGCAGTGGATAGAATAGCctttgtctgtctctgctgCTCTGCCCCGCAGCTAGAAAAGCGTGTGGGAATTCGTTTGGCTGCGCAACAAAAAGCGATATCAGGAGACTGTTAGTCTAATTAATTCTAGCGAAGTAACTAGCCTACCCACAAGCAAAAGGCTGTGAAACAACATAAACAGCCCAGTTTACACAaaaactaacatgctaactggcCCATTGAAATTACAAAGTTGTAGGCTTAATGTGAACTTTTCTTTTGTCTCGCCGTGCGTTCCGAACTACTGACACGTTTTTCATCTTTCATTCGCATGATACACATAGCCTATAGTAtaacaatgaatttgaagatcATGCTAAAAGTTTtgcttgtaaaaaaaaaaaaaagtagcctaggcttaaAAACATACCTCTGCATAATGATATttctgagctgtcaaagaggaaAGAAGCATCACCTCACGTTATCGCCAATTAAGCTGCTCTGACAGGAGGTAACGTAGGCTACTTGCGTTTGTCCatgaactggcagtgtgtgtaaCTATGACATGCCATTTTAACATGCAATAGCTAACATCATAAGTTATGGCAAGTCTCCTGAAAATGCAATTTCAGATAGCCTACCTGCAATTAGAATTATGCCTAGAAACAATGAAACTACAGGTACAGTATTCATAAATCCAGTGATATAGGGctagttcaatttcatgttcaaatttgtcttatcagtCGATAATAGCAATTTAATGTTGTTGACCTGGTTTGGGCATTTTGTTTTATGAGAGAAAGTGGGAGTTGTAGGCCTGAATGGTATGTTTTTGACAAGagaaacattttagaataaaattaatatatagTCTAGGCCTACTTTAAGTGATTGCTTTCTTTTATAATGATTGCTATTGACATCACGATAATATCGTTATCATGATATATTTTGTCATTATAATCGTATTCTGAAATGTTGATATCGTGACACCCCCAGTGCACACCACAAAATAATGTACCTCAGATTCAAATTTTAGCATGCAAACTACTAAAACACAACAGAGAGCTGTAGCCATTACAGGGATTGTCTATAGGATTAGCTATTATTAAACTGCTACCATTATTTCACTGGGCTTTTATTCATCTACTGCAGTTACAGCTTTTTCCAGGGCTCTGGTGGTCTATGCACTCTGTTCACTGACCCTCGATGGCGATCCTCTTGCGGGGCCAGTCCTTGTTGTCCCGCCACAGCGGGGCGTTGGTGCGCACACTCAGCACACGGTCCTGCAGCTGGAAGTCCAGCGAGTAGAAACGCAGGAGCTCCACCCAGAGCAGCCCCACGCTTGCCTCACTGCAGCTCTCCGCAAACACCAATGGagcctgcacacacatgcacacacatgcacacacacacacacacacacacacacacacacacacaggtataaaTCAGTTACCTAAGTTAGGTATATAACATACTGCATACAGACACAGTGCAAAAGTTATCAGACACAttggacaaaaaaacacacatggacattcATATGCACAGCACACATAATGCAAAGGGAATAAACAGATGGTGTCAAAAATGAATAGAAGCTTTCCTGTCTGCAGCGGTTTGCCCCAATCTACCAGCGCTAGCTGCATTTGGCTAATGGGTGCGTATAAGGGTACGTGAGCTAATCGACTTACCTTTCCACGTTTCACTGTGCTCTCAATAGGGACCTGTGTGTCTGCCTGGGGAAGACTGTAGACCCACAGCACCTCATGGCCCTCCAGGGCTGTAAGAGAGAATCCCGCTAGCTGCCCTACGGAGAACCCCtgcaacagaaagagagggggagaggagaggaggagaggagagggagagggagaggggagggagaggggagagaggaggggagggagggagagggaggaggggagggagagagaggagaggggaggggagagaggagaggagaggggaggagagagaggggagggagaggagaggagaggagaggagaggagaggagaggaggaacgtGAATGGAAAGGTGCTGATGTGCGCCAAGGGGTAGGAGGCACAGGATGCAGAATACCCcccaacactcacactcacacacacacacacagaagcaaggTCTTACTGTGCTCTCCAAGCATGCTGGCAGTAGGGGCTCTTTGCATTGCTGCAGGAAGCAGATCACCATAAGGGCCAGGCTGTACGGGGGCAGCCCACCCTCGTCTACACAGTCCACATGACAGATCTAACACCAGAACACAGAGACAGATCACTCAGAAAGAATCACCTCACCTTACAATCATGTTTGGTGGAAAAGGTGGTGGTTAGGGTTTGCTGCTGGGGACAGAGGACTCACCCTAGCC
It includes:
- the tut7 gene encoding terminal uridylyltransferase 7 isoform X2, producing the protein MLKSIPPPGKDQISAIGSALEAVVVGEGLSEEDVQVRRGVLALMQSVITPVLPGSKLRLYGSSCTRFGFKDSDVNIDIQASSSMHQPDVLLLVQETLSKCSAFVEVHGDFHTRVPVVVCREKQSALLCRVSAGNDSACLTTQFLSALTSQEPRLLPLVLGLRHWARICHVDCVDEGGLPPYSLALMVICFLQQCKEPLLPACLESTGFSVGQLAGFSLTALEGHEVLWVYSLPQADTQVPIESTVKRGKAPLVFAESCSEASVGLLWVELLRFYSLDFQLQDRVLSVRTNAPLWRDNKDWPRKRIAIEDPFAVGRNVARTMISQPMFEYFLHCLKTTYKYFSHRPTHPTANHKPPSQPSPKESSTPRKASGEAKPKASRDLNHVQSGVKNLRETSKVASRRRQNSHCLAQEELEEDEESSDLLEEDDSEEEEDSEEEEVMNREEKRWEPFQLTAEEEGLFALDEELSEEHPSDSEREEEVEEEEDTLLSEEESTADPTPLSRPHSFTPSKYGSAEKSAEALLNGFRYHFTKQAFTLGKKPTLVCSLCKRDGHLKGDCPEDFKKVEMKDLPTMTPKFLKIVDQVCEQCHKDFAPDEVEEQVREHILQDLETFIRRHIEGAHLKLFGSSKNGFGFKQSDLDICMVLEGQDTAMGLDCIGIILSLARALGKHSGLKNIIPIITAKVPIVKFCHVKTGLEGDISLYNRLGLHNTELLASYASIDPRVRQLCYTMKVFTKVCDIGDASRGSLSSYAYTLMVLFYLQQREPPVIPVLQEIYDGQTKPEVLVEGWNVYFFKDLKDLPRRWPSYGQNRESVGELWLGLLRFYTEQFDFKERVICVRQKDTLSPFQKQWTSKYITIEDPFDLHHNLGGGLSRRMINFIMKAFINGRRVFGTPAKAFPPEYPDKMEYFFDPEVLTEGEVAPNDRCCRICGKIGHFVKDCPMRKKTRSRRVSDDWEHNERHMKEYDRLRKQEQKRCFICGANTHVKKACPYYKPGGVKPEGGSFSSSPSSTNQLRVVLREREKQSSPQLEGKKKKKKRTKTNLTIVLGPQAGSLASRHVSLTPKKNPTD